In Streptomyces sp. NBC_01231, the sequence GTCGCGCCTCGACCGCCTGCGGCAACTCCTCCAGGACTCCCAGGCCCTGGTCGGCCTGATCGCCTCGGCCGGAGCCGTGGCGGGCCTTCTGAACATGTGAGCGCGGTTGCGGCCGCAGAACGGAGAGGGACGCGATGAGCGGGGGAGCACGGCATTGGAACGAGGAGACCCAGCGCTGGGAGGACGTTGACGGCCCGGACACCGCGTCCGCGCCGGTCACCTCACCGCCCCCGGCCCGTCCGGGGTTCGCGCCCGGGTCGGGGCCGGTGCCTGGTTCGGGACCGGGGTCAGGGACGGGTGACGGGCACGCGGATGGGACGCCGTCCGCTGGGGCCGGGGCCGCGCCCGGTGATCCCGCGACCGGCGCTGCCGCCTCCGCTGACGAGGCCGCCGTATCCGCTTCTCCCCCCGCGGGCTCCGCGGAGCCCGCCCCCGACGAGCCCCTCTCGGCCCCCGTGACACCCCCCGCCTCCTCCGGCCCCGTCGGCTGGCCCGGACCCGGCGGCCAGAGCGGCTGGCACAGTCCGGTGGGTGCCGGCGCCGGTGATGCGGCGTGGTCCCCGACCGAGGTGTCCGGCGGGGGCCCGGCCCTGGCGGAGTCGGGAGGCGGCGGTGACGGGGCCTGGCCCGCCGCCCCGTGGCCCGCTACGACCTGGCCGCCCGCCGGTCAGCCCGCCGCCCCCGCTCCGGCCGGGGGAATGAGCCGTCGGCTCGTGTGGTCCGTGTTGATCGGGGCCGCCGCTGTCGGTGTCGCCGTGAGCCTGGTGCTGACCCAGGTGGTCTCCGGGGACGACAAGGACGAGCCGTCGGTCGCGGCGAGCGGATCCGAGTCGTCACCGCCGGCCGAGGTCTCGCAGCAGAGCGACCCCTCTCCGGCGGCCACCGAGGAGACGGCGTCCCCCTCCCCTTCGGCCCCGGCGCTCCCCGCGGGGTACGAGGTGTACGAGGACAAGGAGGGTTTCCGGATAGCGCGGCCCAAGGGGTGGACCCGCGCCACGAAGGCCTCGCAGTACGGCATCCCCGTCGTCAACTACCGCAGCGCGGACGGCGAACGCCGGTTGCAGGTCTACCAGGTGGCCGAGGAGTCCCCGGCCGCCTCGTTCGACCTGTACCTGTCCGACCAGACCCTCAAGGCGGCAGGTTTCGAGGAGATCTCCCTGGACACCCTCGACGACGGGGAGTTCACCGGCTCACGACTGGAGTACCTGGCCGACAGCATCAAGGGCGAGCCCGACGTCGGCACCTGGCACGTCTACGACGAGCGCTTCGTGGCGGCGGACGGCAGCATCTACGCCATCGCCGCCTACGGCCCCGACTCGAACGGCGGCGGCGACGAGCTGGAGCTGCTCACCACCGCCGTGGACCACTTCTGCCCGCCCTACGCCTGTGACCCGGCGTCGATCGACTGAGTCACACCTTCCGCAGTTCAGCCGCACGCCTTTTGTCCTATTTGTCCGAATGTCCAGTGACCCGGCGCACTTTCAGCCAGAGATTGCGCATGCAATGCATGCCCGGGGGCATGCGAACCCGGTCCCGGTGAGTGATGTGCGTGTGACACAGGGGCGCTGAACTGGAACGGAAGGCAATACCGATCATGGCGGACAGAGTGGAACTCCAGGCGCGGAAGACCATCCACGCGGACGGAGAATGGCGTGAAGCGATCTCCGGCGCCACGCGCGAGATTCTCGATCCCGCGGACGCCCTGCCGTTCGTCGTGGTCGCGGAGGGCGACGAGAAGGACACGGACCTGGCGGTCGCGGCGGCCCGCCGGGCCTTCGACCAGGGTGACTGGCCCCGCACCCCCGTCACCGAACGCGCCGAGCTGCTGCGTCGCGTCGCCGACCTCCTCGTACGCGACCGCGCGGAGCTCGGTCTGCTGGAGAGCCGGGACGCGGGCAAGACCGTCGAGGAGGGCTGCGTCGACATCGACTGTGTCGCGGACGCCTTCCGCTACTTCGCCGACCTGGTCGCGGGCGAGTCGCCCGGCAGGGTCGTCGACGCGGGCTCGCCCGACATCCACAGCGTGGTCGTCCATGAGCCGGTCGGCGTCTGCGCGCTGATCACCCCCTGGAACTACCCCCTCCTCCAGGCGAGTTGGAAGATAGCCCCGGCGCTCGCGGCCGGCAACACCTTCGTGGTCAAGCCGAGCGAGATCACCCCCCTGACGACGATCGCCCTCATCGACCTGCTGGCCGAGGCGGGGCTGCCCGCCGGAGTCGCGAACATCGTCACCGGCCCCGGCCACTCGGTCGGCGCCCGCCTCGCCGAGCACCCCGACGTCGACCTCGTCTCCTTCACCGGTGGCCTGGTCAGCGGAACGAAGGTGGCCCAGGCCGCCGCGCCGAGCGTCAAGAAGGTCGCCCTCGAACTCGGCGGCAAGAACCCCAACGTCGTCTTCGCCGACGCCTGCGGCACCGACGAGGCCTTCGACACCGCCGTCGACCAGGCCCTCAACGCGGCCTTCATCCACAGTGGCCAGGTCTGCTCTGCGGGCGGCCGCCTCATCATCGAGGAGTCGGTCCGGGACCGCTTCGTCGCCGAACTGGCCCGCCGGGCGGACCGTATCCGCCTCGGACGCGGTACCGCGGACGGCGTCGAGTGCGGCCCGCTCGTCTCCGAGCAGCAGCGCGCCAAGGTGGAGGGGTACGTCGAGTCCGCCCTGAAGGAGGGCGCGGTGCTGCGCTCCGGCGGCAAGCGCCCCGAGCCGTCCCCCGAGCGGCCGGAGAACGGCTACTTCTACGAGCCGACCGTCCTCGACCACTGCCACCGCGAGATGCGGGTCGTACGGGAGGAGGTCTTCGGACCGGTCCTCACCGTCGAGACGTTCCGCACCGAGGACGAGGCAGTCGCCCTGGCCAACGACACCGAGTACGGACTCGCGGGTGCCGTCTGGACCACCGACGCCGGCCGGGCCCGCAGGGTCGCGGGCCGACTGCGCCACGGCACCGTCTGGATCAACGACTTCCACCCCTACCTCCCGCAGGCGGAGTGGGGCGGCTTCGGCAAGAGCGGAGTGGGCCGCGAACTCGGCCCCGCCGGACTCGCGGAGTACCGCGAGACCAAGCACGTCTACCAGAACCTCGCCCCGAAGGCCGTCCGCTGGTTCGGCGGCTGAGTCCCGTCCTCCACTGGTTCGGCGGCTGAGCCCACCCCTCGGCCGCCCCCGAGCCCAGGCCACCCCGAGCCCAGGCCATCCCGAAGCCCTGGCCCCGCAAGCCCCTGGAGTACCCCCCATGCCCGAGAACCCACATGTCTACGACTATGTCGTCATCGGCGGCGGCACCGCAGGCTCCGTCATAGCCTCCCGCCTCACCGAGAACCCGGACGTCACCGTCGCCGTCATCGAGGGCGGCCCCAGTGACGTCGACCGCGACGACGTGCTGACCCTGCGCCGCTGGATGGGTCTGCTCGGCGGCGACCTCGACTACGACTACCCCACCACCGAGCAGCCGCGCGGCAACTCGCACATCCGGCACAGCCGCGCCCGGGTCCTCGGCGGCTGTTCCTCGCACAACACCCTGATCGCCTTCAAGCCGCTGCCGTCCGACTGGGACGAGTGGGAGGCGGCCGGCGCCAAGGGCTGGGGCGCGGTGCCGATGGAGGCGTACTTCGCGCGGCTGAAGAACAACGTCGTCCCGGTCGACGAGAAGGACCGCAACGCCATCGCCCGCGACTTCGTGGACTCCGCGCAGAACGCGCTGGAGGTCCCCCGCGTCGAGGGCTTCAACAAGAAGCCGTTCAACGACGGCGTCGGGTTCTTCGACCTCGCCTACCACCCCGAGAACAACAAACGGTCGAGCGCCTCGGTGGCGTATCTCCACCCGGTGATGGACGAGCGGCCCAACCTCCACATCATGCTGGAGACCTGGGCGTACCGGCTGGAGCTGAACGGCACCCGGGCCGAGGGCGTGCACGTCCGCACGAAGGACGGCGAGGAGATCCTCGTCCGGGCCGGCAAGGAGGTGCTGCTGTGCGCGGGCGCCGTCGACTCGCCCCGGCTGCTGCTGCACTCCGGCATCGGCCCGAAGGAGGACCTCGTCAAGCTGGGCATCCCCGTCGTGCACGACCTGCCCGGCGTCGGCGAGAACCTCCTCGACCACCCCGAGTCGGTGATCGTCTGGGAGACCAACGGCCCCATCCCCGAGAACTCCGCGATGGACTCCGACGCGGGCCTGTTCGTGCGCCGCGACCCCGAACACGCAGGCCCCGACCTGATGTTCCACTTCTACCAGATCCCCTTCACGGACAACCCGGAGCGCCTGGGCTACCAACGCCCCGCCCACGGCGTCTCGATGACCCCGAACATCCCCAAGCCGAAGAGCCGCGGCCGCCTCTACCTGACCAGCGCCGACCCGTCGGTGAAGCCCGCTCTGGACTTCCGCTACTTCACCGACGAGGACGACTACGACGGCCGCACCCTGGTCGACGGGATCAAGATCGCCCGTGAGATCGCGAAGACGGAGCCGCTGGCCGGCTGGCTCAAGCGCGAGGTGGCCCCGGGGCCTCAAGTAACCGACGACGAGGAGCTGAGCGAGTACGCCCGCAAGGTCGCGCACACCGTGTACCACCCGGCGGGCACCTGCCGTATGGGATCCGTCGACGACCGACTGGCCGTCGTCGATCCCGAGTTGAAGATTCGCGGTCTGGACGGCATCCGGATCGCCGACGCGTCCGTCTTCCCGACCATGACCGCGGTGAACCCGATGATCGGGGTGCTCATGGTCGGCGAGAAGGCGGTTGAACTGATCGGAGGCGACGCCTGATGGCGCTCACAGTCCCCACCCGCAAGCCCCCCACGGACGAATCCGCCACCCCCGTCTTCTCGGTGGAGGGCCTCTGGAAGGTCTTCGGACCGAAGGCCGACAGCGTCCCCGCCGACCCGGAGCTCGCCGCCCTGGCGCCCGCCGAGCTGCGTTCCCGTACCGGCTGCACGGCCGCCGTCCGGGACGTCTCCTTCGACGTGCGCAAGGGCGAGGTCTTCGTCGTCATGGGCCTGTCCGGCTCCGGCAAGTCCACACTGGTGCGCTGCCTGACCCGGCTGATCGAGCCGACTGCCGGCACGATCGCCATCGACGGCGAGGACGTCCGCGCCATGGACCGGTCCCGGCTGCGCGAGCTGCGCCGCCACCGCGCCGCGATGGTCTTCCAGCACTTCGGCCTGCTCCCGCACCGCACGGTCCTCGACAACGTGGCCTACGGCCTGGAGATCCAGGGCGTCAGCCGGGCCGAGCGCCGGGCCCGCGCCCAGGACATCGTCGCCAAGGTCGGCCTGGAGGGCATGGAACAGCGCCGCCCGGGCCAGCTGTCCGGCGGTCAGCAGCAGCGCGTGGGACTGGCCCGCGCCCTCGCCGTCGACCCCGAGGTCCTGCTGTTCGACGAGCCGTTCAGCGCCCTCGACCCGCTGATCCGGCGCGACATGCAGGAGGAGGTCGTACGGCTGCACCGCGAGGAGGGCCGCACGATGGTCTTCATCACCCACGACCTCAGCGAGGCGCTCAAGCTGGGCGACCGCATCGCCCTGATGCGTGACGGCCAGGTGGTGCAGCTTGGCACCCCGGAGGAGATCGTGGGCTCCCCGGCCGACGACTACGTACGCGAGTTCGTCCGGGACGTTCCGCGCGAGCAGGTCATGACGGCCCGTACGGCCATGCGCCCCGGGGACTGCGGCAACGCGGAGCACCCGAGCGCGATCGCCGCGGACGCGGTGGTCGCCGAGGCCATCAGGGTCGTCTCCCGCAGCCACAAGCCGGCCTGCGTCGTGGAGGACGGCCGGTGTCTGGGGGTCGTCGACAACGAACGGCTCCTGGACGTCGTGGCCGGAACGGAGCTCCGCAAGGAGGCGATCTGACATGGCAACGGTCACCGCACCCGCCCCCCGGGTCTCCCTGCTCGGCATCTTCAAACGACGCGCCGTCGCCAAGCTCGCCCTGCTGGCCCTCGCCGCCGCGATCCTCGTGCCGCTGGCGAACGCCCGCTGGGCCAGCGGCAGTTGGCCCGGCGCGCTCACCGTCGACCTCACCGAGCCGCTGACGAAGACCAGCGACTGGATCATCGACAACCGGGACAGCCACCCACTGTTCCTCTACTTCTTCGGCTACGTCAGCAACGCGGTCGTGCTGTCCGTACGCGCCGTGTACCTGGTGCTGCTCGGCGCCGGCTGGGCCGGGGTCACCGCGATCGCCGGGCTCGTCGCCTGGCGGGTCGCCGGAGTGAAACTGGCCGCCGGCACCGCCGCCGCGTTCCTGGCCTGCGGCCTGCTCGGCATGTGGGTGCCGACCATGCAGACGCTCGCCCTGATGGTCGTGGCGGTCCTCGCCTCGGTCCTCGTGGGCGCGGTACTGGGTCTCGCCGCCGGGCTGTCCGACCGGATGGACCGCGTCCTGCGCCCGGTCCTGGACACCATGCAGGTGCTGCCCGCCTTCGCCTACCTCCTCCCGGTGGTCCTGGTCTTCGGCATCGGCGTCCCCGCGGCCGTCCTGGCCACCGTCGTCTACGCCGCCCCGCCCATGGCACGCCTCACCTCGCTCGGCCTGCGCGGCGCCGACAAGGGGGTGCTGGAGGCGGTCGAGTCGCTGGGCTCCACCGCCCGCCAGCGCCTGCTGACCGCCCGCCTCCCGCTGGCCCGCAAGGAACTCCTGCTCGGCCTCAACCAGACGATCATGATGGCGCTGTCCATGGCCGTCATCGCGTCGGTGATCGGCGCCGGCGGCCTCGGTGACCGTGTCTACCAGGCGCTCGCGTCCGTCGACGTGGGCGCGGCCCTCGCGGCCGGCATCCCGATCGTGGTCCTCGCCGTCGTCCTGGACCGGATCACGGGTGCGGCGGGGGAGCGGTCGGACGACGCCGAGCGGTCGGGCCGCGCGGGATGGGTGTACGCGCTCGTCGCCGCCGTCGCGGTCGCCGTGGCCGGGCGGCTGCTGGGCCGTCTCGACTGGCCCGACGCCTGGACGCTCAACATCGCCGAGCCGGTCAACCGGGCCGTCGACTGGATGACCGCGCACCTGTACTCCGGGGTCCCCGTGGTCGGCGGCACCGCCGACTGGGCGGGCCACTTCACGACCTGGGTCCTCGACCCGGTCCGGGACGGCCTGCAGGGCCTGCCGTGGTGGTCGGTGCTGCTCATCGTCGCCGCGCTGGCCTGGGTGATCGGCACCTGGCAGACCGCGCTCACCGCGGTCCTCGCGATGGCCGCGATCGGTGTGCTCGGAGTGTGGAAGCCGTCCCTGGACACGCTGTCCCAGGTACTGGCGGCGGTCGCCGTCACCCTCGTGCTGGGGTTCGCGACCGGTGTCGCGGCGGCCCGCAGCGAGCGCTTCGAGCGGCTGCTGCGGCCCGTCCTGGACGTCTGCCAGACGATGCCGCAGTTCGTGTACCTGATCCCGGTCGTCGCCCTGTTCGGCGTCGGCCGTGCCCCCGCCGTCGCGGCGGCGGTGGTCTACGCCCTGCCCGCCGTCGTCCGCATCACCGCCCAGGGGCTGCGTCAGGTCGACCCGGCCGCGATGGAGGCGGCGCGCTCGCTGGGCGCCAGCCGCGGCCAGCAACTGCGCCAGGTGCAACTCCCGCTGGCCCGGCGGTCCCTGCTGCTCGCCGTCAACCAGGGCGTGGTCCTGGTCCTCGCCGTCGTCATCATCGGCGGCCTGGTCGGCGGTGGCGCCCTCGGCTACGAGGTCGTCTTCGGCCTCGCCCAGGGCGACCTCGCGACCGGCCTGGTGGCCGGCGCGGCCATCGTCTGCCTCGGCCTGATGCTCGACCGGGTGACCCAGCCGACGGAACGCCGCACCAAGAAGGGAGCGTGACATGCGACTTCGTACGACTGCCGTAGTGGGCTCCCTGTTGCTGGTGACCGTGACCGGCTGCGGCGCCGCCGACATGACCAAGCAGGCCTCGCCGTTCGCCAACGCCCAGGGCGCCAAGACCGTGACCCTCTCGGTCCAGTCCTGGGTGGGAGCGCAGGCCAACGTGGCCGTGGCCCAGTACCTGATGGAGCACAAGCTCGGCTACCGCGTCGACACCGTCCAGGTCGACGAGGTGCCCGCCTGGGACGCCCTCAGCCAGGGCCGCGTCGACGCGATCATGGAGGACTGGGGCCACCCCGAGCAGGAGCAGCGGTACGTCAAGGACAAGAAGTTGATCACGCCGGGCGGTGAGCTCGGGGTGACCGGACACATCGGCTGGTACGTCCCGACGTACTTCGCCAAGCAGCACCCGGACGTCACGAACTGGAAGAACCTCAACAAGTACGCCTCGCAGTTCCGTACGCCGGAGAGCGGCGGCAAGGGCCAGCTGATGGACGGCTCGCCCTCCTACGTCACCAACGACAAGGCGCTGGTGCAGAACCTGAAGCTCGACTACCAGGTCGTCTTCGCCGGTTCGGAGGCCGCCCAGATCACGCAGATGAGGCAGTTCGCCAAGGAGAAGAAGCCCTTCCTGACGTACTGGTACGCCCCCCAGTGGCTGTTCAAGAAGGTCCCGATGACCGAGGTGAAGCTGCCCCCCTACAAGGAGGGCTGCGACGCCGACCCGGCGAAGATCACCTGCGCCTACCCGCACACCCCGCTGCAGAAGTACCTCAACACGGACTTCGCGAAGGGCGGCGGGAAGGCGGCGGCCCTGCTGAAGAAGTTCAAGTGGACGACGGAGGACCAGAACGAGGTCTCCCTGATGATCGCCGACCAGAAGATGTCGCCCGAGGAGGCCGCGAAGAAGTGGGTGGACAGCCACGAGTCCACCTGGAAGGCGTGGCTGTCCTGACCCCGTCTACCTCAGCCGCGCGGCGATCTCCCGCAGCGCCTCGGCGGTCCGCCGCTGAAGCCCCGGCCCGAAGGTGACCCGGGTGGCCCCTCGCACGCCCAGCTCGGCGGGCGAGGGGCCCTCACCGACCTTCGCGCCCACGTTGACCGGACCCTGGATCCCGGCCCGCAGCAGCGGCAGGACGTGCGGCGGGGCACCGATCGGGTACACACAGTCGGCGCCCGCGGCGACGTACAACGCGGCCCGCTCGATGGCCCGTCCGGGATCCGCGACCCCGCAGGCGAAGGTGTCGATGCGCGCGTTGACGAAGAGTGAGTCGGCCGCCGCGGACCGCACCTCGGCCAGCCGGTCGGCGTGCTCGCGCGGGTCCTGGAGGACGCCGTCGACGGAGTCCTCCAGGTTGCACCCGACGGCTCCCGTATCCAGGACCCGCTCCACCAGTTCCTCCGGCGACAGCCCGTACCCTCCCTCGACATCCGCCGAGACCGGCACGTCCACGGCCCGGACGATCCGCGCGACGGCCGCGAACATCTCGTCCGCCGGAGTCTGCCCGTCCGCGTAGCCGAGGGAGGCGGCGACCCCGGCGCTGGGCGTCGCGAGCGCCGGGAACCCGGCCTCGGCCAGCACCTGGGCGCCGGCCGCGTCCCAGGGCCCCGGCAGGACGAGGGGATCCTCGGGGAGGCGGTTGCGGTGCAGTCTGCGGAACGTCTCGACCTTGCTCACGGCGTGTGGCCTCCCGGCGGGATCCGGCGGCCGACCATCACCCGGTTCCAGTTGTTGATGGCGACGATCAGCCCGACGAGGTGGGCGAGTTCGACATCGTCGAAGTGCTGGGCGGCCCGGTCGTACACCGCGTCGGGCACGAACCCTCCCTCAGAGCCGAAAGCCTGGGAGGTGCCCCCGGTCAGGACGGTCACCGCTTCCGTCAGCGCCAGTGCCGCCCGCTCCCGCTCGTCGTAGACCCCCTCGGCCTCCTCCCAGGCGGCCAGCAGATCGAGCTGCCGCTCGCTCACCCCGTGCCCGCGGGCGATCGTGAGGTGCATGTCGAGGCAGAACGCGCAGTGGTTGAGCTGCGAGGCCCGGATCACCACCAGCTCGGCGAGCGCGGGATCGCCGAGGCCCTTCTTCGCGGTGGCGCTGAGGGCGGCCATGGCCTGGCCGACCGCCGGGTCCAGCAGCCGGGTCCGCACCGTCACTTGTGCCGCCCCGGCTGGTAGTGGCCCGGTGTCATACGGGCGGTCACGCCGAACCGGTTCCAGGCGTTGATCACCGCGATGGCGGAGATCAGCTGGGCCAGTTCGGCCTCCTCGAAGTGCCGGGCGGCCTTCTCGTACACCGCGTCCGGTACGAAGCCGTCCGTCAGGACCGTCACGGCCTCCGTCAGCTCCAGCGCCGCGAGCTCCTTCTCGGTGTAGAAGTGCCGTGACTCGTCCCAGGCGCTGAGCTGGACGATCCGCTCGACACTCGCGCCCGCCGCGAGCGCGTCCTTGGTGTGCATGTCGATGCAGAAGGC encodes:
- a CDS encoding aldehyde dehydrogenase family protein encodes the protein MADRVELQARKTIHADGEWREAISGATREILDPADALPFVVVAEGDEKDTDLAVAAARRAFDQGDWPRTPVTERAELLRRVADLLVRDRAELGLLESRDAGKTVEEGCVDIDCVADAFRYFADLVAGESPGRVVDAGSPDIHSVVVHEPVGVCALITPWNYPLLQASWKIAPALAAGNTFVVKPSEITPLTTIALIDLLAEAGLPAGVANIVTGPGHSVGARLAEHPDVDLVSFTGGLVSGTKVAQAAAPSVKKVALELGGKNPNVVFADACGTDEAFDTAVDQALNAAFIHSGQVCSAGGRLIIEESVRDRFVAELARRADRIRLGRGTADGVECGPLVSEQQRAKVEGYVESALKEGAVLRSGGKRPEPSPERPENGYFYEPTVLDHCHREMRVVREEVFGPVLTVETFRTEDEAVALANDTEYGLAGAVWTTDAGRARRVAGRLRHGTVWINDFHPYLPQAEWGGFGKSGVGRELGPAGLAEYRETKHVYQNLAPKAVRWFGG
- a CDS encoding GMC family oxidoreductase N-terminal domain-containing protein; the protein is MPENPHVYDYVVIGGGTAGSVIASRLTENPDVTVAVIEGGPSDVDRDDVLTLRRWMGLLGGDLDYDYPTTEQPRGNSHIRHSRARVLGGCSSHNTLIAFKPLPSDWDEWEAAGAKGWGAVPMEAYFARLKNNVVPVDEKDRNAIARDFVDSAQNALEVPRVEGFNKKPFNDGVGFFDLAYHPENNKRSSASVAYLHPVMDERPNLHIMLETWAYRLELNGTRAEGVHVRTKDGEEILVRAGKEVLLCAGAVDSPRLLLHSGIGPKEDLVKLGIPVVHDLPGVGENLLDHPESVIVWETNGPIPENSAMDSDAGLFVRRDPEHAGPDLMFHFYQIPFTDNPERLGYQRPAHGVSMTPNIPKPKSRGRLYLTSADPSVKPALDFRYFTDEDDYDGRTLVDGIKIAREIAKTEPLAGWLKREVAPGPQVTDDEELSEYARKVAHTVYHPAGTCRMGSVDDRLAVVDPELKIRGLDGIRIADASVFPTMTAVNPMIGVLMVGEKAVELIGGDA
- a CDS encoding glycine betaine/L-proline ABC transporter ATP-binding protein, encoding MALTVPTRKPPTDESATPVFSVEGLWKVFGPKADSVPADPELAALAPAELRSRTGCTAAVRDVSFDVRKGEVFVVMGLSGSGKSTLVRCLTRLIEPTAGTIAIDGEDVRAMDRSRLRELRRHRAAMVFQHFGLLPHRTVLDNVAYGLEIQGVSRAERRARAQDIVAKVGLEGMEQRRPGQLSGGQQQRVGLARALAVDPEVLLFDEPFSALDPLIRRDMQEEVVRLHREEGRTMVFITHDLSEALKLGDRIALMRDGQVVQLGTPEEIVGSPADDYVREFVRDVPREQVMTARTAMRPGDCGNAEHPSAIAADAVVAEAIRVVSRSHKPACVVEDGRCLGVVDNERLLDVVAGTELRKEAI
- a CDS encoding ABC transporter permease subunit, whose amino-acid sequence is MATVTAPAPRVSLLGIFKRRAVAKLALLALAAAILVPLANARWASGSWPGALTVDLTEPLTKTSDWIIDNRDSHPLFLYFFGYVSNAVVLSVRAVYLVLLGAGWAGVTAIAGLVAWRVAGVKLAAGTAAAFLACGLLGMWVPTMQTLALMVVAVLASVLVGAVLGLAAGLSDRMDRVLRPVLDTMQVLPAFAYLLPVVLVFGIGVPAAVLATVVYAAPPMARLTSLGLRGADKGVLEAVESLGSTARQRLLTARLPLARKELLLGLNQTIMMALSMAVIASVIGAGGLGDRVYQALASVDVGAALAAGIPIVVLAVVLDRITGAAGERSDDAERSGRAGWVYALVAAVAVAVAGRLLGRLDWPDAWTLNIAEPVNRAVDWMTAHLYSGVPVVGGTADWAGHFTTWVLDPVRDGLQGLPWWSVLLIVAALAWVIGTWQTALTAVLAMAAIGVLGVWKPSLDTLSQVLAAVAVTLVLGFATGVAAARSERFERLLRPVLDVCQTMPQFVYLIPVVALFGVGRAPAVAAAVVYALPAVVRITAQGLRQVDPAAMEAARSLGASRGQQLRQVQLPLARRSLLLAVNQGVVLVLAVVIIGGLVGGGALGYEVVFGLAQGDLATGLVAGAAIVCLGLMLDRVTQPTERRTKKGA
- a CDS encoding ABC transporter substrate-binding protein, giving the protein MRLRTTAVVGSLLLVTVTGCGAADMTKQASPFANAQGAKTVTLSVQSWVGAQANVAVAQYLMEHKLGYRVDTVQVDEVPAWDALSQGRVDAIMEDWGHPEQEQRYVKDKKLITPGGELGVTGHIGWYVPTYFAKQHPDVTNWKNLNKYASQFRTPESGGKGQLMDGSPSYVTNDKALVQNLKLDYQVVFAGSEAAQITQMRQFAKEKKPFLTYWYAPQWLFKKVPMTEVKLPPYKEGCDADPAKITCAYPHTPLQKYLNTDFAKGGGKAAALLKKFKWTTEDQNEVSLMIADQKMSPEEAAKKWVDSHESTWKAWLS
- a CDS encoding isocitrate lyase/phosphoenolpyruvate mutase family protein, which gives rise to MSKVETFRRLHRNRLPEDPLVLPGPWDAAGAQVLAEAGFPALATPSAGVAASLGYADGQTPADEMFAAVARIVRAVDVPVSADVEGGYGLSPEELVERVLDTGAVGCNLEDSVDGVLQDPREHADRLAEVRSAAADSLFVNARIDTFACGVADPGRAIERAALYVAAGADCVYPIGAPPHVLPLLRAGIQGPVNVGAKVGEGPSPAELGVRGATRVTFGPGLQRRTAEALREIAARLR
- a CDS encoding carboxymuconolactone decarboxylase family protein, with translation MTVRTRLLDPAVGQAMAALSATAKKGLGDPALAELVVIRASQLNHCAFCLDMHLTIARGHGVSERQLDLLAAWEEAEGVYDERERAALALTEAVTVLTGGTSQAFGSEGGFVPDAVYDRAAQHFDDVELAHLVGLIVAINNWNRVMVGRRIPPGGHTP
- a CDS encoding carboxymuconolactone decarboxylase family protein, producing MTTIQETGQDPPKDRTQGTTAGEYAPEPTPRLEWAKLAPDVYKVMVRLDMAARQGLDPALYELVKIRASQINHCAFCIDMHTKDALAAGASVERIVQLSAWDESRHFYTEKELAALELTEAVTVLTDGFVPDAVYEKAARHFEEAELAQLISAIAVINAWNRFGVTARMTPGHYQPGRHK